A window of the Gossypium hirsutum isolate 1008001.06 chromosome A05, Gossypium_hirsutum_v2.1, whole genome shotgun sequence genome harbors these coding sequences:
- the LOC107959162 gene encoding neutral ceramidase 1 isoform X2, with amino-acid sequence MMELLASIDCYFWSTSRTICLWMSLVLLLQYSKTVVSKSDYLIGLGSYDITGPAADVNMMGYANAEQIASGIHFRLRARSFIVAEPQGKRVVFVNLDACMASQLVTIKVIERLKARYGELYTEQNVAISGIHTHAGPGGYLQYVVYLVTSLGFVRQSFDALVDGIEKSIMQAHENLRPGSIFVNKGELLDASVNRSPSAYLNNPASERRKHKYDVDKEMTLLKFVDDQWGPVGSFNWFATHGTSMSRTNSLISGDNKGAAARFMEDWFEKNGIRSSDTNESGSDGVPRRVSNIIPNIHDNYNKLLELAASFRSSPGSPATQTMSVARRVRGALRQADKPRFVSAFCQTNCGDVSPNVLGAFCTDTGLPCDFNHSTCGGKNELCYGRGPGYLDEFESTRIIGERQFRKAVDLFEKASEQLKGEVDYRHTYIDFSQLEVTLTKVGGGSEVVKTCPAAMGFAFAAGTTDGPGAFDFKQGDDQGNPFWRLVRDVLKTPDKKQVDCQHPKPILLDTGEMKQPYDWAPSVLPIQILRIGQFVILSVPGEFTTMSGRRLRNAVKTVLTRSGNGEFGSNTHVVIAGLTNTYSQYVATLEEYQVQRYEGASTLYGPHTLSAYIQEFQKLATALIKGQPVEAGMPPPDLLQKQISLLTPVIMDSTPAGKNFGDVSSDVPANSTFKRGSTVTVVFWSACPRNDLLTEGTFALVEMLQGKDTWIPMYDDDDFCLRFKWSRPSKLSPRSKATIEWIIPSSSSPGVYRIRHFGASKGLMGSIRHFTGSSSAFVVA; translated from the exons ATGATGGAGTTACTTGCTTCCATCGACTGTTACTTTTGGAGTACTTCGAGAACTATTTGCTTATGGATGTCTCTGGTGCTTTTGCTCCAATATAGTAAAACAGTAGTATCCAAATCCGACTATTTGATCGGACTTGGAAGCTATGACATTACTGGTCCTGCAGCCGACGTTAACATGATGGGATATGCTAATGCGGAACAAATTGCCTCGGGGATTCACTTCAGGCTGCGAGCTCGCTCATTCATTGTGGCTGAGCCACAGGGGAAACGAGTTGTATTTGTTAACCTTGATGCTTGCATGGCTTCTCAATTAGTGACGATCAAAGTGATTGAGAGATTGAAAGCAag ATATGGGGAGTTATATACTGAACAGAATGTTGCTATCAGTGGTATTCATACCCATGCCGGTCCAGGAGGTTATCTCCAATATGTAGTGTATCTTGTGACATCTTTAGGATTTGTTCGTCAGTCATTTGATGCCCTGGTAGATGGCATCGAGAAAAGTATCATGCAAGCTCATGAAAATCTTCGACCCGGATCTATTTTTGTGAACAAGG GAGAACTACTAGATGCTAGTGTAAACCGAAGTCCCAGTGCCTATCTCAATAACCCTGCATCCGAACGGAGAAAACATAAATATGACGTTGATAAAGAAATGACCCTTTTAAAGTTCGTAGACGACCAGTGGGGTCCAGTGGGTAGTTTCAACTGGTTCGCAACTCACGGAACATCGATGAGTCGTACAAACTCACTGATCAGTGGGGATAACAAAGGTGCAGCAGCTAGATTTATGGAAGACTGGTTTGAGAAAAATGGCATCAGAAGTTCAGATACTAATGAATCGGGCTCTGACGGAGTACCTCGAAGAGTCTCTAATATCATCCCCAACATCCATGATAATT ACAATAAGTTACTGGAGCTTGCTGCATCCTTCCGCTCATCTCCTGGTAGCCCAGCAACACAAACTATGAGTGTTGCCAGACGCGTCAGAGGTGCTCTTAGACAGGCTGATAAGCCCAGATTTGTATCTGCATTTTGCCAGACAAATTGTGGTGATGTTAGTCCCAATGTACTCGGAGCATTTTGCACCGACACCGGTCTTCCTTGTGACTTCAATCATAGTACCTGTGGTGGAAAGAATGAGCTGTGCTATGGCCGAGGACCAGG CTATCTTGATGAGTTTGAAAGTACTCGTATTATCGGAGAGAGGCAATTCAGAAAAGCCGTGGACTTGTTTGAGAAAGCATCTGAACAGTTAAAAGGAGAGGTTGATTATCGTCACACTTACATAGACTTTTCCCAGCTTGAGGTAACACTTACTAAAGTGGGAGGAGGTTCTGAGGTAGTTAAAACTTGTCCCGCTGCAATGGGATTTGCGTTTGCTGCAGGAACAACTGATGGACCTGGAGCATTTGATTTTAAGCAAGGAGATGACCAG GGAAACCCTTTTTGGAGGCTTGTCCGTGACGTACTTAAAACTCCCGATAAGAAACAAGTTGATTGTCAGCATCCAAAGCCCATCTTGCTAGATACTGGTGAAATGAAGCAACCATATGATTGGGCG CCTTCAGTACTTCCAATCCAGATCCTTCGGATAGGGCAGTTTGTCATTCTCAGTGTACCAGGAG AATTTACAACAATGTCTGGGAGGCGTCTCCGGAATGCTGTGAAGACAGTGCTTACAAGGAGTGGTAATGGGGAATTTGGTAGTAACACTCATGTTGTTATAGCTGGCTTGACTAATACATATTCACAGTATGTTGCAACTTTAGAAGAGTACCAAGTGCAGAGATACGAG GGTGCCTCCACACTGTATGGTCCACACACACTCAGTGCCTACATTCAGGAATTCCAGAAGCTTGCAACTGCTCTTATCAAAGGTCAACCTGTTGAAGCCGGGATGCCGCCTCCAGATCTCCTACAGAAGCAAATAAGCTTACTCACTCCAGTTATAATGGACTCAACCCCTGCTGGTAAAAACTTCGGGGATGTCAGCTCCGATGTTCCAGCTAACTCAACGTTCAAGAGAGGCAGCACCGTGACCGTTGTTTTCTGGTCAGCTTGCCCCCGGAATGATCTCTTGACGGAAGGTACTTTCGCCCTTGTTGAGATGCTCCAAGGGAAGGATACATGGATTCCAATGTACGATGACGATGATTTCTGCCTTCGCTTTAAATGGTCAAGACCTTCAAAGCTAAGCCCCCGGAGTAAGGCAACAATCGAATGGATAATCCCATCATCTTCCTCACCGGGAGTATACAGAATAAGACATTTCGGTGCTTCAAAAGGGCTTATGGGATCAATTCGGCATTTCACTGGTTCATCAAGTGCTTTTGTAGTGGCATGA
- the LOC107959162 gene encoding neutral ceramidase 1 isoform X1, protein MRNASIQGHELSAAWCTYLCMMELLASIDCYFWSTSRTICLWMSLVLLLQYSKTVVSKSDYLIGLGSYDITGPAADVNMMGYANAEQIASGIHFRLRARSFIVAEPQGKRVVFVNLDACMASQLVTIKVIERLKARYGELYTEQNVAISGIHTHAGPGGYLQYVVYLVTSLGFVRQSFDALVDGIEKSIMQAHENLRPGSIFVNKGELLDASVNRSPSAYLNNPASERRKHKYDVDKEMTLLKFVDDQWGPVGSFNWFATHGTSMSRTNSLISGDNKGAAARFMEDWFEKNGIRSSDTNESGSDGVPRRVSNIIPNIHDNYNKLLELAASFRSSPGSPATQTMSVARRVRGALRQADKPRFVSAFCQTNCGDVSPNVLGAFCTDTGLPCDFNHSTCGGKNELCYGRGPGYLDEFESTRIIGERQFRKAVDLFEKASEQLKGEVDYRHTYIDFSQLEVTLTKVGGGSEVVKTCPAAMGFAFAAGTTDGPGAFDFKQGDDQGNPFWRLVRDVLKTPDKKQVDCQHPKPILLDTGEMKQPYDWAPSVLPIQILRIGQFVILSVPGEFTTMSGRRLRNAVKTVLTRSGNGEFGSNTHVVIAGLTNTYSQYVATLEEYQVQRYEGASTLYGPHTLSAYIQEFQKLATALIKGQPVEAGMPPPDLLQKQISLLTPVIMDSTPAGKNFGDVSSDVPANSTFKRGSTVTVVFWSACPRNDLLTEGTFALVEMLQGKDTWIPMYDDDDFCLRFKWSRPSKLSPRSKATIEWIIPSSSSPGVYRIRHFGASKGLMGSIRHFTGSSSAFVVA, encoded by the exons ATGAGGAATGCTTCGATCCAGGGGCATGAACTAAGTGCTGCTTGGTGTACTTATCTGTGTATGATGGAGTTACTTGCTTCCATCGACTGTTACTTTTGGAGTACTTCGAGAACTATTTGCTTATGGATGTCTCTGGTGCTTTTGCTCCAATATAGTAAAACAGTAGTATCCAAATCCGACTATTTGATCGGACTTGGAAGCTATGACATTACTGGTCCTGCAGCCGACGTTAACATGATGGGATATGCTAATGCGGAACAAATTGCCTCGGGGATTCACTTCAGGCTGCGAGCTCGCTCATTCATTGTGGCTGAGCCACAGGGGAAACGAGTTGTATTTGTTAACCTTGATGCTTGCATGGCTTCTCAATTAGTGACGATCAAAGTGATTGAGAGATTGAAAGCAag ATATGGGGAGTTATATACTGAACAGAATGTTGCTATCAGTGGTATTCATACCCATGCCGGTCCAGGAGGTTATCTCCAATATGTAGTGTATCTTGTGACATCTTTAGGATTTGTTCGTCAGTCATTTGATGCCCTGGTAGATGGCATCGAGAAAAGTATCATGCAAGCTCATGAAAATCTTCGACCCGGATCTATTTTTGTGAACAAGG GAGAACTACTAGATGCTAGTGTAAACCGAAGTCCCAGTGCCTATCTCAATAACCCTGCATCCGAACGGAGAAAACATAAATATGACGTTGATAAAGAAATGACCCTTTTAAAGTTCGTAGACGACCAGTGGGGTCCAGTGGGTAGTTTCAACTGGTTCGCAACTCACGGAACATCGATGAGTCGTACAAACTCACTGATCAGTGGGGATAACAAAGGTGCAGCAGCTAGATTTATGGAAGACTGGTTTGAGAAAAATGGCATCAGAAGTTCAGATACTAATGAATCGGGCTCTGACGGAGTACCTCGAAGAGTCTCTAATATCATCCCCAACATCCATGATAATT ACAATAAGTTACTGGAGCTTGCTGCATCCTTCCGCTCATCTCCTGGTAGCCCAGCAACACAAACTATGAGTGTTGCCAGACGCGTCAGAGGTGCTCTTAGACAGGCTGATAAGCCCAGATTTGTATCTGCATTTTGCCAGACAAATTGTGGTGATGTTAGTCCCAATGTACTCGGAGCATTTTGCACCGACACCGGTCTTCCTTGTGACTTCAATCATAGTACCTGTGGTGGAAAGAATGAGCTGTGCTATGGCCGAGGACCAGG CTATCTTGATGAGTTTGAAAGTACTCGTATTATCGGAGAGAGGCAATTCAGAAAAGCCGTGGACTTGTTTGAGAAAGCATCTGAACAGTTAAAAGGAGAGGTTGATTATCGTCACACTTACATAGACTTTTCCCAGCTTGAGGTAACACTTACTAAAGTGGGAGGAGGTTCTGAGGTAGTTAAAACTTGTCCCGCTGCAATGGGATTTGCGTTTGCTGCAGGAACAACTGATGGACCTGGAGCATTTGATTTTAAGCAAGGAGATGACCAG GGAAACCCTTTTTGGAGGCTTGTCCGTGACGTACTTAAAACTCCCGATAAGAAACAAGTTGATTGTCAGCATCCAAAGCCCATCTTGCTAGATACTGGTGAAATGAAGCAACCATATGATTGGGCG CCTTCAGTACTTCCAATCCAGATCCTTCGGATAGGGCAGTTTGTCATTCTCAGTGTACCAGGAG AATTTACAACAATGTCTGGGAGGCGTCTCCGGAATGCTGTGAAGACAGTGCTTACAAGGAGTGGTAATGGGGAATTTGGTAGTAACACTCATGTTGTTATAGCTGGCTTGACTAATACATATTCACAGTATGTTGCAACTTTAGAAGAGTACCAAGTGCAGAGATACGAG GGTGCCTCCACACTGTATGGTCCACACACACTCAGTGCCTACATTCAGGAATTCCAGAAGCTTGCAACTGCTCTTATCAAAGGTCAACCTGTTGAAGCCGGGATGCCGCCTCCAGATCTCCTACAGAAGCAAATAAGCTTACTCACTCCAGTTATAATGGACTCAACCCCTGCTGGTAAAAACTTCGGGGATGTCAGCTCCGATGTTCCAGCTAACTCAACGTTCAAGAGAGGCAGCACCGTGACCGTTGTTTTCTGGTCAGCTTGCCCCCGGAATGATCTCTTGACGGAAGGTACTTTCGCCCTTGTTGAGATGCTCCAAGGGAAGGATACATGGATTCCAATGTACGATGACGATGATTTCTGCCTTCGCTTTAAATGGTCAAGACCTTCAAAGCTAAGCCCCCGGAGTAAGGCAACAATCGAATGGATAATCCCATCATCTTCCTCACCGGGAGTATACAGAATAAGACATTTCGGTGCTTCAAAAGGGCTTATGGGATCAATTCGGCATTTCACTGGTTCATCAAGTGCTTTTGTAGTGGCATGA
- the LOC121229299 gene encoding probable galacturonosyltransferase-like 3: MHPSKPLNLFFILTVMIRLCFADLPSFREAPAFRNGRECPQTTWSSLDKEIHNPSIIHIAMTLDTAYLRGSVAGVFSVLHHATCPENIVFHFVTTHRHGAKLTRAITSTFPYLNFDLYYFNTNLVKGKISSSIRRALDQPLNYARMYLADLLPAGVRRIIYFDSDLIVVDDVINLWSINLRSHVLGAPEYCHANFTNYFTSKFWSNPAFAASFKGRPRNPCYFNTGVMVIDLWKWREGKYTEKLENWMRIQKRYRIYELGSLPPFLLVFAGDVEGMEHRWNQHGLGGDNLEGLCRALHPGPVSLLHWSGKGKPWLRIDSKRPCPLDSLWAPYDLFRHPSLFSNS; the protein is encoded by the coding sequence ATGCATCCATCTAAACCACTcaatctcttttttattttaacgGTCATGATCCGTCTCTGCTTCGCCGATCTGCCTTCTTTTCGGGAGGCACCGGCATTTCGAAACGGCAGAGAATGTCCACAAACAACATGGTCCTCCCTCGACAAAGAGATCCACAATCCCTCCATTATCCATATCGCTATGACATTAGACACTGCTTACCTCCGGGGCTCCGTCGCTGGAGTCTTCTCCGTTCTCCACCACGCCACTTGTCCGGAAAACATCGTGTTCCATTTTGTCACCACGCACCGACACGGAGCTAAACTCACGCGCGCCATTACCTCCACTTTCCCTTACCTCAACTTCGATCTCTACTACTTCAACACTAACCTCGTCAAAGGAAAGATCTCGTCTTCCATCCGACGCGCCTTGGATCAACCATTGAATTACGCGCGTATGTACCTAGCTGATCTGTTGCCAGCTGGGGTCCGGCGTATAATCTACTTTGACTCTGATCTTATCGTCGTTGATGACGTCATCAATCTATGGAGCATCAACTTGAGAAGCCACGTGTTGGGCGCTCCCGAGTACTGTCATGCCAACTTCACCAACTACTTCACTTCTAAATTCTGGTCCAACCCGGCTTTTGCGGCGTCGTTTAAAGGAAGACCAAGGAATCCGTGCTATTTCAACACTGGCGTTATGGTAATCGATTTATGGAAATGGAGAGAAGGTAAATACACGGAGAAATTAGAAAACTGGATGAGGATTCAGAAAAGGTATCGTATCTACGAGCTTGGCTCTTTGCCTCCATTTTTGTTAGTCTTCGCCGGAGATGTGGAGGGGATGGAGCACCGGTGGAACCAACATGGGCTCGGTGGTGACAACTTGGAAGGCTTATGCAGGGCTCTGCACCCCGGTCCAGTTAGCTTGTTGCATTGGAGCGGTAAAGGAAAGCCATGGCTGAGAATCGACTCTAAGAGACCCTGTCCGTTGGATTCCTTGTGGGCTCCTTACGATCTGTTCCGCCATCCGTCTTTGTTCTCCAATAGCTAA